Proteins encoded within one genomic window of Rhododendron vialii isolate Sample 1 chromosome 1a, ASM3025357v1:
- the LOC131307142 gene encoding uncharacterized protein LOC131307142 isoform X6: protein MQEKRSLVVHDFGGKTLVSFRDYSEKNGKLLPSARGISLSTEQWSAFRQRVPDIQAAITKLESWIRSKDAGKHMETDMSNSAAALAQGLVPMEMKQSKEDINDLFDSPTASAPQGVIPMETEQVEADVSNVSAPQEVIPMETKQVEADVSKAVGKQVESDRSNAETASAPHELVSMETKQIEADKSKYVTTSATKGVIPMETKQIGLDITNFVTACVTQGVIPVEKNQIEADVSNAETTKIEGYISNSVTTTSPKGVVANRPKHTQADISYSAFAFGLPGLVPSKTTRLDGKNYYCWAHQMEILLKRLKIAYVLTDRRPSIADRQKASFEEIARAKAEVQKWLNDDNLCHHSILSCLCDNLFAEYSKKTKSAKELWEELKSAYGEDFGTSTSKVNKYMQFEMVDGISVLEQAQELCRIADSIKASGMWIDEHFHVSAIISKLPPSWKEYRRNLMREKYITVIMLMHRLRVEEESRNHAEKEGFAHVGESREDNRLELEKGDFKRPAMHSEMEKGNKLITCFRCGQKGHISRNCRQRMVYVREKSSEGNEVVPVAGEPNTGKGMVE, encoded by the exons GAATTAGCTTGAGTACTGAACAGTGGTCAGCATTCAGGCAAAGGGTCCCTGATATACAAGCTGCCATTACAAAATTGGAATCATGGATAAG ATCTAAAGATGCTGGAAAACACATGGAGACAGATATGTCAAACTCAGCGGCTGCTCTTGCTCAAGGACTCGTTCCTATGGAGATGAAGCAAAGCAAAGAAGATATAAATGATTTATTTGACTCTCCGACTGCTTCTGCTCCTCAAGGAGTCATTCCTATGGAGACTGAACAAGTAGAAGCAGATGTGTCTAATGTGTCTGCCCCTCAAGAAGTCATTCCTATGGAGACCAAACAAGTAGAAGCAGATGTATCTAAAGCTGTGGGAAAACAAGTTGAATCAGATAGATCTAATGCTGAGACTGCTTCTGCCCCTCATGAACTCGTTTCTatggaaacaaaacaaatagaagCAGATAAATCAAAGTATGTGACTACTTCTGCCACTAAAGGAGTCATTCCTATGGAGACAAAACAAATAGGATTGGATATAACAAATTTTGTGACTGCTTGTGTCACTCAAGGAGTCATTCCCGTGGAGAAAAATCAAATAGAAGCAGATGTATCTAATGCTGAGACAACAAAGATTGAAGGATATATATCTAACTCTGTGACGACTACTTCCCCTAAAGGAGTCGTTGCTAATCGGCCAAAACACACACAAGCAGATATATCGTATTCTGCTTTTGCTTTTGGCCTTCCAGGACTGGTGCCTAGTAAGACCACCCGTCTTGACGGGAAAAATTACTATTGTTGGGCGCACCAAATGGAAATTTTACTGAAGCGATTGAAAATTGCATATGTGCTTACTGACCGACGCCCAAGCATTGCCGATAGACAAAAAGCCAGTTTTGAAGAAATTGCTCGAGCCAAAGCTGAAGTGCAAAAATGGTTGAATGATGACAACCTGTGCCATCACAGTATCTTGAGCTGTCTCTGTGATAATTTATTTGCTGAATACTCCAAGAAAACTAAGAGTGCAAAAGAGCTTTGGGAGGAGCTTAAATCAGCTTACGGCGAGGATTTTGGAACCTCGACATCTAAGGTGAACAAGTACATGCAGTTTGAGATGGTCGATGGAATATCGGTTCTTGAGCAAGCACAAGAACTTTGTAGGATAGCTGATTCTATCAAAGCTTCCGGAATGTGGATTGATGAACACTTTCATGTTAGTGCGATTATTTCTAAGCTTCCTCCATCTTGGAAGGAGTATCGCCGAAACTTGATGCGCGAGAAATATATCACTGTTATCATGTTGATGCATCGCCTGAGAGTAGAAGAAGAGTCCCGGAACCATGCCGAGAAAGAGGGGTTTGCTCACGTTGGGGAGTCGAGGGAAGATAATAGACTCGAATTGGAAAAGGGAGATTTCAAGAGGCCAGCAATGCACTCGGAGATGGAGAAGGGTAACAAGCTCATAACGTGCTTTAGATGTGGCCAGAAGGGGCACATTAGTAGAAATTGTCGACAAAGGATGGTGTATGTCAGGGAGAAGTCAAGCGAGGGGAATGAAGTTGTTCCCGTAGCTGGTGAACCAAACACAGGGAAAGGAATGGTAGAGTAG